From Malaya genurostris strain Urasoe2022 chromosome 2, Malgen_1.1, whole genome shotgun sequence:
AGTTTGCGTCAGTATTGATTCAATTTATTATTACATATAATTAGTATGGTAGAGAATATGTTTAtcatgacgaaatcatacagaaGCATCGTTACAAATCTAGAAGCGAAGAAGTGTACGTTATGCATCTGACGTTACCAACCCGCTttacgcctttctcatataggtcttatggtctcatagctcTCTATTGAGTTTTAACTTTATTCGattaccggttccggaattacaaggcaatatgtgcaaatctatgagaaaatgcgcactcaattttctcggaactttctcaaccgattttttcaaactaagatgcaaatgaaaggtcttgaaatttattcaaaagtccgcgaaaagttgatccagatccgacttttggtttcggtacTACAGTACGACAagtgaaacattttcaattccatgagaatttttcaaaagtgatggtgaaacgaggtgcaaattttaattaaacttaacagtaaattcatctagttggcagactttgttagttagtggatatataaatctcctttgggactactagtccccggtttccgattccgaacgGAACGGTAATAGTGAAAAAAGCACCTAggacagaactcacttcgatttctcagtaagggttaaaccgattttcacaaatcatgattaaaattaaagctttcagtctcctaaaagatactgtgcaatttcatccagatccgacttccggatctgtaattatagggtaatgagtactaaaactttcaaactgtcatacaaaatgatgcaaaatcggtacgcatcggtacgtgctggtacggaaaaagaaaacgccaccgcctagcacacggCGTGctctgttcaattttgtatagcgtgaatGGTTGCTACATTCAAATCTTTATTAACTTGACGTAACatttgataatttcaaaaggAAAAAAGCTTAGTTTTTTACCCACAAAATTTTTGCTAGGTGCGCATACCCATACCCatacgtcccgggttggcggttcaatgcataggacgctggtcttacaagccagttgtcgtatgttcgagccccaacctggaaggattcttagtgtcagtaggatccatagtactagccatgcaatgattctgtacactaagaatcggctgcgaagtctgttgaaacagaaaggccaaattccacaaaagaaatgtaatgccaagactttgctttgcatacccattagggtgggacaaaatattgatttcagctccaccaaacttttcctattccttttgggtcccataaacacatagcaaaattttagctcgatcggagaaactatattttcgcacccgaggtttaaagtttgtataggatttagtatggagaaattcactttttacaaaaaatcggctggaggtAAACGTATGGaatctaaaaatcagtgcatgtgcTATTTTCGTAGgcaatttaatgaggaagaaaactttaaaACACCGCAAAACAACCcacgtttgtagaaaaagttattaaaggaaaaccgccACAAGGTTCGGAcagtggctcattccttaatacatctagcaccactgctgctagtggtggtgatatgattttgctttcttttattattccaTAACGattgatttgagttgtttgatgtcttcacaaaagtttctcAACGTATTatgagaatatttttaaagtgaCACGCCAGGTtcgaaaactcactgtaaagatacaaaaatgtcTAACATTTTAAATTGAAGAAATAGGGTTTTGGaatcttctacaatattttagatcAGCTCAAATCTAATAACTTTGCCAAAGATATAAACTCTCTATCTCTTAAAGTTTAGAAGATATAAACGGtactattttatgcaaacaaaaacataatttacatgacttttttgtgtctttacagtaaaATTTGGGACATGATTtttcacttaaaaataatcttcattCTCTGCAGAGTAAGTATCGTGAAGATATCAAACAACTCGGATCAATCGTTATAGCACATTAAAAGGAAGTCACATCATATTACTTCCACTAGCAGCAaaggtgctagatatattagggATTGAGCCATTGTTTGGACCTTGTGCCGGTTTTCCTTCAATAACTTTTCCTACAAAcatcggattgttttgcggtccTCTAAAGTTTTCTTTGTCGtgaaatttcctacgaaaataacatatgtactgatttttagagttcataggttgatctccagccgatttttttttgtaaaaagtgaatttctccatactaaatcccatacaaactttaaacctcgggcgcgaaaatatagtttctccgctcgagctaaaattttgcatggtgcttatgggacccaaaaggaacaggaaaagtttggtggagcgagaaaataaactttttcatcttcttcccatacaaccttgtcccaccctaatacccattttattcaagtttgaaaagtaatcttgacagaatcgtcTAGTGATGTAATATAATGTAAGTAGTAATATGAgaagggcatcattacacaactaggtggattaaaaaaggtttttctttGAGATTTCATGTTCGTATGCTACAATCATCTGCATTATTAAGGATTGTACTCGAAAAATTTTGCATCACTTTCCTTTGTGTATTATTAGATGGGTATTCTGGGTATTGATGATATGAAAAAACTAGTTTGGAGTGTGATATTTACATGTACAAAGATGCCTTCCAAGCAATATCCAGAAATCCAAAGATGCCTTCCAAGCAATATCCTGAATAACCTCACCGGGGGATCGTGAAACACTAGAAAATCGAAAATTCGTCCGTATCCCATGTGATGAAAGCATTCAACGAAACCCAGGCGAACTGGCAGTAGATCAAAAACGAAGAAATGCAACCCAGTGAGAATAACCCAACATATGAACAGAATATTATGGTTTGCAGAGAACGACCCACATGTGGTTAAAGCTACTAATAAACGACAGCTCCAACAACAGAACTATGTGGTCAAATCCCGCACCAGAAATCTCTATCGCGAGTGGTTGATGAAGCCATCGTAATGGATGACGAGATGTACATTAAAGTGGACATCACGAAAATCTTCGCAAATCCCACTTGGAAGTTCCGGAGAAGTTTTGGAAGCAGGCGGTTGAATAATTTACCAAAAAGCAGTTGGTGTGGCAGACAATCTGTGGGTGCGGCAAACTTAACTTAAAGGCAAACTTAATATACAGCAATTCTATAAGAAACAGATATACGATCTGTCAGAATTTCGTATTATTTGAGAGAATCGTTCTCCtttgaaaaatattagacccgtatttttttattttgtcattgAGGTAACCAGTTCCTTATTAGGGTGgataaaaaatcaattattttcgattttattcaaaatatacatttttCTAAACATCTTGACTTTTGAACCACTTGGATGATTCtgctaatttttggatatgttgtcaATAAATGCCTATAGTTTTATGGAAAATATGCGAAAGTCGTAAAATTGGAATTTGGTGTTTTTTGCGACCAATAAGCACTAtgtcattttatatttttttctgaaagctgaaacatttttacataacatataaaaaaattggcgatgtatgttttttttttttgagttataactttttgaaaatttcaagttttcgtagtttccttgttttttcgattttctcccaaaaactcaaaacaaaaaaaaacgtacaTTGCCATTTCTTGgatatgttatgtaaaaatgtttcagctttcagaaaaaaaatataaaatgacaTAGTGCCTATTGTtcgcaaaccatgaaaaccgttaaaaaattatacaattgactttttcaaacacaaaacttcaacttCACTTTAGCTTCTGTTGACAACATATCCAAAACTTAGCAGAATCGAtcgaattgttcaaaagttatgatttgaaaaaaaaactttttttgtgtaatcaaaaataatcgattttttatCCACCCTAACAAAGAAAATGGTCACTCTAATGACAAAATAGGAACATACGGGTCTActatttttcgatggagaacgATTCTTTCAAATATTACGAGATTCTGATAGTTCTTCCAGAAGCCCCTGTTTCTCTTCCTTCGGTCCCACGAGCTCTCTTTTGGTGGGAACTGGCATTGTGCCGTTATGCGAAACAGACGAAGGGGTGGTATGAAATAAACGTTATTGTTTTTGTATCGAAAAAAGCGAATTCACCAAACTCACCAGAAGTTCGCCCATTAGGAAAATTCTAAGCGATTTTGAAGGATAAGCTTCGGAAAACAGGGAAGGTCTTCAATACCggcaagaaaatgaaaaaagagTGGATGAAAGTGTGTAAGCAAGATGTGTAGTGTTGTACAAAATTAGATGGGTAGTGTTAGGACCACGATACGGACAATTACCCTAGGAGAGGATGTTGAATAAACCAACTTTCCACAAACATAGCTGAcatgtgtttatttattctttgataatttcaaaaatattcgatttttggtgataattttcatctgttgcatttttttttcgagtacagtccTTAGAATGAGGTTCGATGAATTCAATAGAATTTTTTAAACTATGAACCAAACGCTCCAAACTATGTGTCAACCCACAGTCAAGGAACAGAACCAGCCCACTCAGACAAAACAATGCTCATATTCCACGCATCATTCATCTTTCGAACTTTTCAAACATTAGGTATAATTAATACTCGATTACGTTTTCAGTATCagatactaaagactgtcccgtcgttttcattagtttgtttcggaatgcatggactttcagcagaacaacgtcgaaaaattgtgtacaaatggtgcacagaacgcggactgtcactgagaaagataggaaaaatggaaggagtaagtgaaaaagccgtgcgaaatgcaatcaggaagttcggtgaggataacaccgtcgaggataaaccgaaaacgggttaaaaaaaaaaggtcctgctaaccctcagttggataaacgtatactgaaggcaagAAGCAAATGAAGGAGGTattagttcgggatgtggcaaaaaagtgggcacttcgaagtcaaatgttcttcgtgctaaagaacgtttgaatcttcgaaccaataagaagcagaaacaaccaacagaacaaattggctcaaatggcacgttccccttggcaTTAAATACGATTACAAATacatgccgggaccacaatattatatggtgcgagaacggcaagtgttaaaccagtccgagacatcgattgaagtcgaaaaatttggtaagaaagctatggtctggcaagcaatttatagctgcggtaagatttcgaaacccttcgtcaccactgcttcaatgaaaagcgaaatatacatcaaggaatgtttacaaaaacgacttctacccatgattcgaagccacaaggatcctgttgtcttctggccagatcttgcttcttgtcactactcgaaatcaacggtagaatggtatactaccaaaaatgtcactttcgtcccaaatgacatgaatccaccaaattgcccacaactttgaccaattgaggaattgtgGGCataaacgaaggcacatcttaggaaacatgtctcggcagccgaaatcattcaacagctcgaaaaagattggaaaaaagtgtcaaaacttgtcgccaagaagtctgtacggaatttaatgaggaacgttcgcaagaaggtgcgccagctagtataCAATGGCTCAGTAGCAaattttgagaataatattctgttgttgtagtctaatattatcagtatatcgaataaaatttgaatatctaacacttgtgaattatttacagcgaaatcaaaaaaaGTCAGTCGTAGGTCGAATCTGTGCAAAATAAATGGTGTACCATATTGAAGAcgtgtgcaaaatttcatcTCTAGCAGACTGTGTACAGTCTGGTGACTTGTTACCCATTTACGGCATTCTGTTCAATTAAGTTGCAATCCGgaatgtgttttattgcatctcCAGAATACTTTAATGAACTCTTGTTTCACGATTTTGAGAAAGTTCAAAATTGCATTCCGTGCAGGAAATTTTTTCGAACGTTTCCTTTAATAATACGGTTTCAATCCTTAATGTTCCACCGAAAACTTTATCTTCCAGCAATAAGAattcaattaattattttttaattttgaaaacataCCTATGGTAATAAGATAATAATCTTGAGAATGTaaaacttgcaaaaatagtacaaataaatttgaaaaaatatcacatattttttttaaagtcaaaCAAACTCACATTCGATTCAACGTCAAACACTCGGTTCCTGGTGGGTTAGCGATGATACTGGCCAGCCGACGATCCTCGTGCAGCAGAGCCTGCTCACCGAAGTACGCACCCCGCTGAAGTGTTCCGACCAGCTTGTCCACCACGTTGCGGTCCGTCTTGATCACACTAACACTGCCACCtcgaatgatataaaatttGTCTCCCGGATCACCTTGCTGAATAATCGTTGATCCGGTAGCGTAAAACTCCTGcataaacaagaaaacattaACCTTGATCCGAGTCTCTGAACCATCAATTCCTTACCCGTTTCAACAGATCGGAAATCTTGTGCAGTTTCTCGATCTCCAGATCCTTCAAAATAGACACCGTACTAAGAAACTTGACATTCTCCTCCCGCTCTTTCCGACCACTCTTCATCATAATCTTCTGGAAAACTTTCCTCTCCAACATCCAAACTTTCGCCTCGGTTGTCACCCGAATCGATGCGAACCGCTTTGCCTTGTACAGGATCGCCAGTTCTCCAAAGACGACACCCCGTCCGAACGATTTGATGACCTTGTTATCGACAACCACTTCGTACGTTCCGGTGGCGGACACAAAAAAGTGTGCACCGATGTCACCTTCTTTGATGATGTAACTGTTCGGAGGAAACGTCACCGAACTCATCGCATCCGTTACGGCCTTCAACCGTTCCTCGTCCATCAGATTGTTCAGAAACTCATTGGCCGAAATGGCTTTCTTGATTAGAACTTCTGCGCTTCGGGTTTTTTCGTAACTAGGAATTACCATTTCTCGCGAGGTTTTGGCTTCCGGCCTGTCCGATAAGATGCCCTCTTTCCGAACTTTTTTCGGAACACCTGATCGGCTGTTGTTCAGTTCTTCAATTTTCGGAGGTGGCGTCGAATTCCGTGATTCCAATTGATCTGAGCCATCTTCGACAGGGACAGGCGGAGGGATGCGAGTTGGTGGATCACTTGTCGGTACTGGATTGCTCTaagaaaaggtaaaaaaatagtTTAACACGATGTGATTAAGTGTTAATGTAATGACAAGAGCTTACCACTATCGAAACAACTTCTGCCATTTTCAGCTCAGCATGATCAGCTCGATTTATTATGTCATGCAGCTCGGGAGGTGTCCTCGGTGGAGGTAACTGCGGAGGGGTAGGTTCTTCGTCCTGAGAGGTGTCTTCCTGTTCTCCATCATAGTTCTGTCGAGGTGGTAACTGGGGTGGCAGGGGATCATCTTCTTCCGAACTGAACacctccggaacagagtctgtcGCCTGCTTCGGTAACGGAATAATTTCATAGTCATCGGAAACTTCCTCCGATACTTCTGATCCATGTTTAACCTTGCGGGGCTTAGCTAAAGGTTTGCGTGGGGCTGGTTTTGGAGAATGGAGATTCGTTTGAGCTGTTGGTGGAACGATCTTGGGAACGGCAGATTCCACCGCTGCTGGTGCCGTTTCCTTCAAAAACAGTTTCTCTTTCACGGAGAATAGATTCCTGTGTCTATCAATTTCACTTTGCAGATCACTGATTTCCTTGTCAAGCCTGGATAGCTCTGATCTATCAACTGTGCTGGGCTGATCTCGCAACTTTGATTCAAGGGCTAGCTGAAGCAGGATCTTAGACTGGTGAATCTCTTTCAGCCGTTCGAAGCTACTGTTTGGACCATTTTCCTGTGAGCTAGCACTAATTCGATCATCAAGCGCCGCCAGAGGCACTTTACGAATCTGTTGAGTCTGAGGGGCCTGAGCTGGTCTGGTATCCCAGGTGAGACCATTGGACACGTTCAATCGTTCGTCCAGGCTTCCCAGACCAGATTCGCGTTCCGTTCCTTTCGGTGACGTCCGGTCATCCGATTTGCTTGTTGACACATATCGCGATGGGTTGAATTCTTGGTCGTAAACTCGTGTGCTGAGTCGTACGGGCTGGTGtaatcaaaatgataaaaaaacagtaattaataatttcttttGTCCTCAAAGAAATATTTGCTTATCACAAGAGTATCATTGCCAAGTGAAACTTGTTATCATGTAAAAGGAACCAAATTTGGTAAGAGCCTTATGCTGTAAATTAAGACGGCAGTATGTGTGTTCAGATTACATCGAACACGATGTAGACACTGCAAATAGATCGAAATCATATTTTGATTGAAATATTATCTAGTTGCCTCATCCATCCATTTTGACTCATTCCAGGCGAAGGTGGTTTTACGCGGTCGACCTTCCTAGAGGACACTTACTTTGAAGAGGATTCGAAGAAATTAAGTAAAGCGCCAGTCACGTACGTACGTACATTCGACTATCTATTCTTAGATCAGATAACTGAAGTTCACTTGAAAATAAAACTGATTCGATGTATAAATTCACCTCAACGGACAGGATTTATTTGCAGCCTAACCAGAACTGAACGCTCCGATTATTACTCACCCGTTGTCAGTGGCGTAGGTGAAAACATACGATATACGGAATAAATAATCACACATTGTGAATATAATTTATGCGGTGCGTCTATATTAATAAAACAGTGTGGAAATTCCTAACGGTTATTCAATAAGCTTTGCGAAATTTCGTCATCGATTATTCGTATCGAAAATTGGTTTGGAAGCtgatcgttttgaaatattACTCAATAGCTTCAACAATTCAAATCTCGATTTAAGGGAATAAAATTGCATCAGAAATATTTGTCTATATTCTCCCATTCAACCAAACTTTCAGAGAAAGATATCatataacttttttcaatgttcgTTTTATTGAATTATAAAAGCACATTCAAATGCACGAATCTTTAATCTTGTGTAATATTTAgaccaacttttttttttgctggaaaAAGATTCTGGGTCAAATCATGTCACTCATATTTCTCAGAGATATTCTCATcaatttttacgaacttttttaaataaaaggtcttatggtgccacagattgctattgaattttattcgaattcgactttcagttccggagcTACATGATGAAGTGTGTGTTAAAATTGCAAAACCGTGATTTGGTGCgacgttgcaaaaaaaaaacgaaaaaaatcttctaaatgagGCTGTAGTTTATGGCCAACGAACGGATGTTGGCTACATCGGTTCCTtgttttcggttccggatatACCAAATATAGTAATCAAGAACCCTGCTTAATCCTAGTGGTGTGACAATTCCTTTCGCTTACCGTTGAAATAGGCTCATAACCACATTTGTAAGAGTCTATTCTCGGCCgttagtattgtgagcttatcaaataacctaatagtagctttcaaacaagtcttccgaaatcgattctttcatCTCCAAGAAATGTTGttgcattgaaaatattgggatttgtcggttacgtcacatataagaaTACATCTCTCGAACCAGAAATGTTCGCAATAACTCTAATTGACACTGTCACAGTCACATAAGCCTAAGTtgatcgaaattcgttgagtcatcttcgagaaaattcagccgatgaaaAATTAGTCGGctgcgtcacttatacaatttgACTTTCGAACTTCAtgcaaaattcaatagcaactttcTAGCGAGCCGAGACTCGTTAAAATCGatctagccatctctgagaaaatttagcggtaaacagcaacgcgttttgtcgtttacgtcacttataccattgtatATCCAGAACCAGGAGTGACAGCCATTTTGTCTTAGAACTTGATCAAttgttcaatagtagctttcaaacgagtatagatttgttaaaatcggttgaaccatctttgagaaaacttCGCGCTaaaatcaacgcgttttgtcggctacgtaacttataccattatatcttagaagacagaagtgacagccatttgatcttcgaactggaTTAATAGTCTAATAGTAGCTTCTAAACGAGTAAGGTCTTTCCGACCTTGTTGTATGGTATATAACACCATTGATCTCCgtaacttataccattatatcttagaagacagaagtgacagccatttgatcttcgaactggaTTAATAGTCTAATAGTAGCTTCTAAACGAGTAAGGTCTTTCCGACCTTGTTGTATGGTATATAACACCATTGATCTCCgaagctccgatcaaaagtcagTTTCTCAAGCAATTCCATTACCTTTCTTGAGATTAAGGCACtggattccttttgtgaaatctgtcctatctgtttcaacagacttcgcacccgattcatagcgtacagaatcattgcatggctagtaaagggtgattttttaagagcttgagaacttttttaaacaataaaacgcataaaatttgcaaaatctcatcggttctttattttaaacgttagattggtacatgacatttactttttgaagataatttcatttaaatgttgaccgcggctgcgtcttatgtggtccattcggaaagtccaattttgggcaactttttcgagcatttcggccggaatagcccgaatttcttcggaaatgttgtcttccaaagctggaatagttactggcttatttctgtagactttagacttgacgtagccccacaaaaaatagtctaaaggcgtcaaatcgcatgatcttggtggccaacttaccggtccatttcttgagatgaattgttctccgaagttttccctcaaaatggccatagaatcgcgagctgtgtggcatgtagcgccatcttgttgaaaccacatgtcaaccaagttcagttcttccatttttggcaacaaaaagtttgttagcatcgaacgatagcgatcgccattcactgtaacgttgcgtccaacagcatctttgaaaaaatacggtccaatgattccaccagcgtacaaaccacaccaaacagtgcatttttcgggatgcatgggcagttcttgaacggcttctggttgctcttcactccaaatgcggcaattttgcttatttacgtagccattcaaccagaaatgagcctcatcgctgaacaaaatttgtcgataaaaaagcggattttccgaatggaccacctaagacgcagccgcggtcaacatttaaatgaaattatcttcaaaaagtaaatgtcatgtaccaatctaacgtttaaaataaagaaccgatgagattttgcaaattttatgcgttttattgtataaacaagttctcaagctcttaaaaaatcaccctttactacgatcctactgacactaagaatcctttcaggtcggggcttgaacttacgacaactggtttgtaagaccagcatcctatgcattTAACTGCGACAGTAATCAAATAATTTCCGTTATTTGGTTACGGTTTACTATAACCATAATCAACTTTTACAATAATTCGATCTGATGTTTAGTTTTCAATTTACATTGttggaacatttttatttcaCCTAACTGATTGAGCTATGACCGTTTAAAGTTGACTCGGGCTAGAAATCTACCTCAAGAGAGTGAAGACTGAACTGAAggactgaaaagtgccttgaattttCACGACTAACAGGATCTGATCAGAGATGTCTCTTGGCCTGTACACTCGGTAAactcggaattcattgtgatttccaattggattccaaataagatgaaacaatccatttcAGGCGAAATCAGTGAATTTCGACTCAAATTCCGGACAACTTCACTAAGCAGCGCTCCCATGACGACTGACGACTTCCACTGGCAGGCTTTTGGTGTGGTTTTACTGTCCGGTCCAGCAGCGAGTGTTCTTCGGCACAATTCTGCTGTTCGGTATTCGCTTCTTTCCAAAGGCGTGAGGTCTTCGAAGTTTCTCTCCCGTATATCTTACTTCGGCAAGTGCTGCTCAGAAAATGACGGGAAAAGTGGAATGTTCATCTTTTATAACGAtgcagttgtacagcagcagatatttcgttcacttcctcagaacgcgttctggttGGCTGATgcttaaattttattataaaattatgatcataattccgatggcgtgtatcaaaaattatgttgatatatTAGATACAataaaaagatattcacgatcaaaagctttcagatggtaaatttttaaaaggcgccccattgttaagtaagtaaaaaaaatttaatttaatagaaAAATGTACCAAACATTTACGTACATTACGTCACAAAACACGTCGGTTAACACATTGAACTACAGAAGCACTAATCTGttaaataattgatacatatatacaccaaccctccgtttacgtaaactttttttacgttacctctttttacgtaactctttttacgacaaaaatcccaaataacgtaatcttttttttcgttgaaaattccaaataacgtaaacattttttacgaatctacttcgtaaaaagatgtatttgcatacaatgaaaatcgtttccggctcatttatattccatggaaattagtacaatatgggtattttcggaacgggtttgataagtagatttcgccatcttggaattcagaaccatctcaaacgtattttccgacatctactcatcaaacccgttccgtaaatacccatattgtaaggggtttcaaggaatatcaatgaaccggaagtcgccatcttggaaattgatgctgcttagaacatccttttcctataaatactcataattttcgttccataactatccaatatattaaacatatccaataatatatatatatatatatacataaggaaaactttttttacgtggaaaattccaaataacgtaaactttttttacgtcataattcgacttacgtagtcccgattattacgtaaatggaggtttgggtgtatccatacagcggcacttggtagc
This genomic window contains:
- the LOC131429720 gene encoding cGMP-dependent protein kinase 1, encoding MACFAKFFSRKHGSFNLPDVGLADGGIVPVRLSTRVYDQEFNPSRYVSTSKSDDRTSPKGTERESGLGSLDERLNVSNGLTWDTRPAQAPQTQQIRKVPLAALDDRISASSQENGPNSSFERLKEIHQSKILLQLALESKLRDQPSTVDRSELSRLDKEISDLQSEIDRHRNLFSVKEKLFLKETAPAAVESAVPKIVPPTAQTNLHSPKPAPRKPLAKPRKVKHGSEVSEEVSDDYEIIPLPKQATDSVPEVFSSEEDDPLPPQLPPRQNYDGEQEDTSQDEEPTPPQLPPPRTPPELHDIINRADHAELKMAEVVSIVSNPVPTSDPPTRIPPPVPVEDGSDQLESRNSTPPPKIEELNNSRSGVPKKVRKEGILSDRPEAKTSREMVIPSYEKTRSAEVLIKKAISANEFLNNLMDEERLKAVTDAMSSVTFPPNSYIIKEGDIGAHFFVSATGTYEVVVDNKVIKSFGRGVVFGELAILYKAKRFASIRVTTEAKVWMLERKVFQKIMMKSGRKEREENVKFLSTVSILKDLEIEKLHKISDLLKREFYATGSTIIQQGDPGDKFYIIRGGSVSVIKTDRNVVDKLVGTLQRGAYFGEQALLHEDRRLASIIANPPGTECLTLNRIAFNEFLGGLETLREIKLSDDLPRSSDNRKPVSEYDHIQLHDLTYIGTLGIGGFGRVELVQYRDRQTFALKYLKKIEMVRQQQQEHAYSEKDIMLSCNSSFIVRLYKTYRDKKYLYFLMEACLGGDVWTILQKNKYFDERTARFMTGCVVEALEYLHNRNMIYRDLKPENLMLDEKGYIKLVDFGFAKRIGANQKTWTFAGTPEYVSPEIILNKGHDRAVDYWALGVFIHELLVGKPPFRGKNHMKTYNAILRGIDIIELPSRIPKKAQVLIKRLCRQTPAERLGYGKNGIADIKNHSWFSGFEWLRLKDRTLPAPLIRPIQSNTDLSNFDEYPKDQDEPPDETSGWDINF